The region ATTATTATAAATGCCGGAGGATATACGCATACCAGTGTAGCCATTGCAGATGCAATTGCGGCAATACCGTCACCGGTGGTTGAAGTGCATATTTCAAATATTTATTCACGCGAAGAGCACAGACATAAAAGCCTTCTTGCTGCAAATTGCCAAGGTGTAATTACGGGCTTTGGAATGAATTCTTACCGTCTTGCATTGATTGCATTATTAAACTCCTGACTTAAGGAGAGTAGGATGGAAAGGGAGCAACTTTCAAATCAGAATTTTCAGCAACGTGACTTAATTAAACAAACAGTTTTGCAATTAAACAAAGATTTATTGCCTTGTGGTTTAGTTGTAGAATGGAGTGGTGATACCTTTTCTGCTTATCAGGAAATTGTGATGCAGTTAGAAGCAATCATTTTTCAGTTGGCAAAAACGGGGTCTTCAAATTTAAATGCGTGGCTTTATAGAGTTGATATCCCTGAAAAGACATTAAAGAAAGTTTTAAATAAACAGGATAATCAGCAAGCACTTGCGCAAGCCATACTTGAAAGGACGTTTATAAAAATTATGTTCAGAAATAACTATCGGCAAGTTTGAAGGCCTTAATGTTAAAAGGTTATTCTTTCTCAACGACCCAAAATAACGTGTAGATTTTTTTTGTGAAAAGATTGAAATCCGACCTCTTACAGATGTGTTTGAGCCGTGGGTTTTTTGTTTTTGTTATGAAACATAATTTAGGATTTGTCGTAATAGTGAATGACAAAATTGAGGTCAACTATATACAATACAAAAAGGAAATTAGTATTATTTTTTAACTTATGAAATCTTTACAATACGTATTCTTAAGTCTATTTTTTGTAACAACAGCCTTTGCACAACCTGCCGGCACACGAGCTATAACAATCAACGATTGTAATTATCCTATTTTAGGAGTTGCGACCAATCATGCCTCTGATAAAATAGTATTAACCGCATCACAGGGACGTGTTTTTTTAATTAATGTAAGCGATGTAGAAACGAAAACAAGTGTTAGCCCTGTTTGGAAAAATTTAAATCTTAATGGATTAAAAAATGGCGGTAAGCCACAATTTAGCGAAGACGATAAGTATATTTTATTGCAAGAATCTTCTGCACTTAAAACAGCAATTACATCCAGAAAAGTAAAGGATGTTAAATATTATATTTTGAATAGCACAGATGGGAAAGTGATTTCTGAAGGGGACAATGTAAACTCTGTGCAGTTTTTAAACAATAGCACACAAATTTTACTTTCATCAAATGATGGTATAGTGGTTAAAGATTTTTTAGCAAACAAAGTGATTGCTCAGCTAAAAGTTGAAGATTGTGAAATGGCTGCCATTAGCCATGATAGCAAATTAATTGCACTTTCTTTTGACCCCGATAAAGCTGCTTTTAAAGAAGTTGAATCTATTGGAAAGAATAAAAGTGAACTAAAAACAGCCAGAAAGAACAAAAGACTAATTAGTTTTTACAGCTATCCGGATTTAAAGAAACTCTATAATTCAAAAGAAGAAATAGATGTTGTTTATTCCATAAAATTCAGCAAAGATGATAAACAGACCTACTTACTATCGCACAATGTGGTTGCTGAACGAATTGGAACGGGTGCTTTAAATGGCATATCAATGGCTGCTGCTGATAATCGAAGACAAACAAACATACAGGTTTTAGATGCCGGTAATGGTTCTCTGGTTAAGGAAATTTATCATGCAACAGCAGAGCCTGATGCAGATTATAAGTTTGGCACTTACGATAATGTTTTCGGATATTCTGATAATGATGGGTTTATTGGGTGGAAACGTAAACTTGTATTAATAGACAATAGCAACCATAAAAACAAAGTTGGACAATACCGTTACCAAGGCCGAAGAGGAAGTTCAAATCTATTTCCGATATATTTTTCTTTTAATAAAACAAAACCCGTAGCCTACTTATCAAATGGCACAAAGCTTATAGAATGGAATTATGAAA is a window of Bacteroidia bacterium DNA encoding:
- the aroQ gene encoding type II 3-dehydroquinate dehydratase, which translates into the protein MAKRIVIINGPNLNLLGRREPEIYGHQTFDDFVLKLKLEYPQHSIEIFQSNVEGEIINLLHNEGFKSDGIIINAGGYTHTSVAIADAIAAIPSPVVEVHISNIYSREEHRHKSLLAANCQGVITGFGMNSYRLALIALLNS